Proteins from a genomic interval of Coregonus clupeaformis isolate EN_2021a chromosome 4, ASM2061545v1, whole genome shotgun sequence:
- the LOC121548438 gene encoding uncharacterized protein LOC121548438, with translation MSQRSTEKENEAPHSTQSQVGLKDEAEVPTTLELTVENVQRLEQQFDGTEWLYSSSRNLEGYVEQCSQMDWEAGRIEEICEQDINVSSEELELRDHMRTASQDLCPRIDSPEYVEVYAFDGRVISRISTRTQTDWDWVDQRRHEESSQVNIQSEEVTPKPAEESGTPLECVDTTLDSTMLENIPKNKDLEMNMSLDNEVLDTLSKDPQTPTAYRVETKQSPTHFDMIRWASSSDSSGEMLESELDSIPCEYCLQPRKPTVTRDQLVNNTDPEELFCCELAWRMNMFLMEEEEAAFAAIQGSRKIDVGPYPPFKKAARDRAEQRLKEWENQNCLFSTKQRSKVNLRNTICYRLSNEVWTAEKEDLFAKMEIIDSPDTLTLYGEEQGHKEDKDLVPNIQAVFTSRGQATCYHPNGLIWVNLTQLGGSCCSDTGALRRRWSWLDHEPHVHAPPFQPICLTLSPNISLRIQNQDCIYLTFTSRKSSVRFNVGAKLKLEHLKGLMLPGPDLDQRHLHMKSAEICNLLQRIQGYITYQQAPSPQKVTPQYSLVSQMERLKTPLDKHRSVKKRVQIATKAISFIFH, from the exons ATGAGCCAACGGTCCACCGAAAAAGAAAATGAGGCACCTCACTCTACACAATCACAAGTAGGCCTAAAAGATGAAGCTGAGGTGCCAACAACCCTTGAACTCACAGTTGAAAACGTGCAGAGGTTAGAGCAGCAGTTTGATGGCACAGAATGGCTGTACAGCAGCAGTCGCAACTTGGAGGGGTATGTGGAGCAATGCAGCCAAATGGACTGGGAGGCCGGGAGAATCGAGGAGATCTGCGAGCAGGATATTAATG TCTCTTCAGAGGAGCTGGAACTGCGAGACCACATGAGGACAGCTTCTCAAGATCTGTGCCCACG GATTGACTCTCCTGAATATGTGGAGGTCTATGCATTCGATGGCAGAGTCATCTCCAGAATCAGCACGAGGACACAAACAGACTGGGATTGGGTGGACCAGAGGAGACATGAGGAGAGTAGCCAAG TCAACATTCAGTCAGAAGAAGTGACTCCAAAACCTGCAGAGGAATCAGGGACCCCCTTGGAATGTGTGGATACAACACTTGACTCTACAATGCTTGAG AATATTCCTAAAAACAAGGACCTGGAGATGAATATGTCCCTCGATAATGAAGTATTGGATACTCTCAGCAAGGATCCCCAAACTCCCACAGCGTACAGAGTAGAAACTAAACAGTCACCAACACATTTTGACATG ATCAGATGGGCATCCAGCTCAGACTCATCAGGGGAGATGCTGGAGAGTGAGTTGGACTCTATTCCCTGTGAGTACTGCCTGCAGCCCAGGAAGCCCACTGTGACCAGAGACCAGCTAGTCAACAATACGGACCCAGAGGAG TTGTTTTGTTGTGAGTTGGCCTGGAGGATGAATATGTTtctgatggaggaggaggaggcggcttTCGCTGCGATCCAGGGGAGCAGGAAGATTGATGTAGGCCCTTACCCACCCTTCAAGAAGGCTGCAAGGGACCGGGCAGAGCAAAG GTTGAAAGAATGGGAGAATCAGAATTGCCTGTTTTCAACTAAACAAA GATCTAAAGTTAACTTGCGTAACACCATTTGCTATCGACTTTCAAATGAGGTCTGGACTGCAGAGAAGGAAGACCTATTCGCCAAAATGGAAATCATTGATTCTCCAGACACTCTCACACTTTATGGAGAAGAACAAGGACATAAG GAGGACAAAGATCTGGTACCCAACATCCAGGCCGTCTTTACATCCAGGGGCCAGGCCACCTGCTATCATCCCAATGGTCTTATatg GGTGAACCTGACCCAGCTGGGAGGCTCCTGCTGTAGTGACACCGGTGCTCTGAGGAGGCGCTGGAGTTGGCTGGACCACGAGCCCCACGTCCACGCCCCTCCCTTCCAGCCCATCTGTCTGACCCTCAGCCCCAACATCAGCCTCCGCATCCAGAACCAGGACTGCATCTACCTCACCTTCACCTCTCGCAAGAGCAGTGTGAGGTTCAACGTGGGGGCCAAACTCAAG CTGGAGCACTTGAAGGGCCTGATGTTGCCTGGGCCAGACCTGGACCAGAGACACCTCCACATGAAGAGTGCAGAGATCTGCAACCTTCTGCAGAGGATCCAGGGCTATATCACCTACCAACAGGCCCCAAGTCCACAGAAGGTCACGCCCCAATACAGTCTGGTCTCTCAAATGGAGAGACTGAAGACACCTCTGGACAAGCACCGCTCAGTCAAGAAGAGAGTTCAGATAGCTACCAAAGccatatcatttatttttcattaa